One genomic segment of Profundibacter amoris includes these proteins:
- a CDS encoding ABC transporter permease — MHRIASFRATGALILREMATTFGRTPGGYFWAVLEPVAAVALLTFVFTFVFDQPPLGKSFALFYASGYLPFMLYSDLAQKIGVALRFSRPLLAYPAVTWWDALLARFILNTLTHLLVFALVIGGILAMSGQPVSLSFLPLFAGLVLAAFLGFGIGAMNAFLFEMFPLWERLWSILNRPLFILSGVLFLPEAVPAPFSDWLWFNPLVHVIGLVRAGIYSTYPAGFSEPLYPVLVTLLAMVPALIFLGRHARRLISEG, encoded by the coding sequence TTGCACCGGATTGCATCTTTTCGCGCCACAGGCGCCCTGATCCTGCGTGAAATGGCAACCACCTTCGGGCGCACACCGGGGGGGTATTTCTGGGCCGTGCTTGAACCCGTGGCGGCGGTGGCTTTGCTGACCTTTGTCTTTACCTTCGTTTTTGACCAGCCGCCTTTGGGTAAAAGCTTCGCGCTGTTTTATGCCAGCGGTTACCTGCCGTTCATGCTCTATAGTGATCTGGCGCAGAAAATCGGCGTGGCCCTGCGGTTTTCGCGGCCCCTACTGGCCTATCCGGCAGTGACATGGTGGGACGCGCTGCTGGCACGGTTCATCCTGAATACGCTGACACATCTGCTGGTGTTTGCGCTGGTGATCGGCGGGATACTGGCGATGTCGGGCCAACCCGTTTCGCTGTCGTTCCTGCCCCTGTTCGCCGGCCTGGTTCTGGCGGCGTTTCTGGGGTTTGGCATCGGGGCGATGAATGCGTTTTTGTTTGAAATGTTCCCGCTTTGGGAGCGGCTCTGGTCCATCCTGAACCGCCCTCTGTTTATCCTGTCCGGCGTGTTGTTTCTGCCCGAGGCAGTGCCCGCCCCGTTCAGCGACTGGCTGTGGTTCAATCCGCTGGTGCATGTGATCGGGTTGGTGCGGGCGGGTATATATTCGACATATCCGGCCGGATTTTCCGAACCACTGTATCCGGTGCTTGTCACCCTGCTGGCGATGGTGCCAGCGTTGATATTTCTGGGCCGACATGCGCGACGATTGATCAGCGAGGGGTGA
- a CDS encoding glycoside hydrolase family 99-like domain-containing protein → MSGAKVMLRRLQKAVRTLVLRPSEWAYLWQAKTSGMFDATFYRGANPALHPFYRLFPLHHFILLGEGAGMQPNPEFSPESYLRLNPDVAESGMRPFRHFLSRGRKEGRLTRTAAVDRFPDCPEQVLRFDPHRKRAPVAVVVHVYYPDLWAEFYARLKALEIDYDLYITVTWRGAETDGLAAEISADFPKSTIVPVANKGRDILPFVTLLNAGAFDGYRAVCKIHTKKSPHRNDGAKWRQHLIDGILPPEGLAAKLDGFLTDADAGFWVADGQHFKGAQWWGSNREKTVMLLRRLELDGAADDLSFPAGSMYWVKPLMLGMIRALRLDSTVFEAETGQVDGTLAHAFERAIGGLALAAGMAVRQSSEIGRKAVARQLAKPNYTSAFYLPQFHPIAENDAWWGAGYTEWRAALGAQSMYPGHLQPMLPADLGYYDLRAPEVMGQQAELAVQAGIDAFCVYHYWFDGKRVLETPLDNLLKRPDVAFPFYLCWANESWRRNWDGLSGEVLLDQSYCEGFEDGLVKSTLPYMRDDRYQRPDGTRPRFVIYRPEDMPDPVRNIERMRKAWRQAGIGEVELGAVSFHVKGKSEVAQDLFDFWVEMPPHGLVKGEDFLYGGPLGNQMGGSTPADGFGGLIYDYNAVARRSVKPAYRRQLPNNTIAGIMPGWDNTARRGPKAHIAHGANPASFRQWLRSVQEHRLNDSYRGELFINAWNEWAEKAVLEPSETFGRLYLDVLKETLRDG, encoded by the coding sequence ATGTCAGGTGCAAAGGTGATGCTGCGGCGTCTGCAAAAAGCTGTGCGTACGCTGGTGCTGCGGCCGTCGGAATGGGCCTATCTGTGGCAGGCCAAAACCAGCGGGATGTTTGACGCAACCTTCTATCGTGGGGCCAATCCGGCACTGCATCCGTTTTACCGGTTGTTTCCCCTGCACCATTTTATTTTGTTGGGCGAGGGTGCGGGAATGCAGCCAAACCCCGAGTTTTCGCCCGAGTCCTATCTGCGTCTGAACCCGGATGTCGCCGAAAGCGGAATGCGCCCTTTTCGACATTTCCTGAGTCGCGGCCGCAAAGAGGGGCGGCTAACTCGTACCGCGGCGGTTGACCGTTTTCCCGATTGTCCGGAACAGGTATTGCGGTTTGACCCGCATCGCAAACGGGCACCTGTGGCGGTGGTTGTGCATGTCTATTATCCCGACCTGTGGGCCGAGTTTTATGCGCGGTTGAAGGCCTTGGAAATTGACTATGACCTGTATATTACGGTGACATGGCGGGGAGCAGAAACGGATGGTTTGGCCGCCGAGATCAGCGCGGATTTTCCCAAGTCGACCATTGTGCCGGTGGCCAACAAGGGACGTGATATTCTACCGTTTGTCACCTTGCTGAACGCAGGGGCATTTGATGGCTACAGGGCAGTTTGCAAAATCCATACCAAAAAATCCCCACATCGTAATGACGGGGCCAAATGGCGCCAGCATCTGATTGACGGGATATTGCCACCTGAAGGGCTGGCGGCAAAACTGGACGGGTTTTTGACCGACGCGGATGCGGGTTTCTGGGTGGCGGACGGGCAGCATTTCAAGGGCGCGCAATGGTGGGGGTCGAACAGGGAAAAAACCGTCATGTTACTGCGGCGACTGGAACTGGACGGGGCGGCGGATGATCTGTCGTTTCCGGCGGGGTCTATGTATTGGGTCAAGCCGCTGATGCTGGGCATGATCCGCGCGTTGCGGCTGGATTCCACAGTGTTCGAGGCGGAAACAGGTCAGGTAGACGGCACTCTTGCCCATGCCTTTGAACGTGCGATTGGCGGGTTGGCGCTGGCGGCAGGTATGGCGGTGCGTCAAAGCAGTGAAATCGGTCGCAAGGCTGTGGCGCGTCAACTTGCCAAACCGAATTACACCAGCGCATTTTACCTGCCGCAGTTCCATCCGATTGCGGAAAACGATGCGTGGTGGGGTGCGGGGTATACCGAATGGCGGGCGGCCCTCGGGGCACAGTCGATGTATCCCGGGCATTTACAACCGATGCTGCCGGCGGATCTGGGCTATTACGATCTGCGTGCGCCCGAAGTTATGGGGCAGCAGGCCGAATTGGCGGTGCAAGCGGGGATCGATGCGTTTTGCGTCTATCACTACTGGTTTGATGGCAAACGGGTGCTGGAAACACCGCTGGACAACCTGCTGAAACGCCCTGATGTGGCGTTCCCGTTCTATCTGTGCTGGGCAAACGAAAGCTGGCGGCGGAACTGGGACGGATTGTCGGGCGAGGTGCTGCTTGATCAAAGTTACTGCGAGGGGTTCGAGGATGGGCTGGTAAAATCCACCCTGCCCTATATGCGCGATGATCGCTATCAACGGCCCGACGGTACGCGGCCCCGCTTTGTGATTTACCGGCCCGAGGATATGCCCGATCCGGTGCGAAATATTGAGCGGATGCGCAAGGCATGGAGGCAGGCCGGCATTGGCGAGGTCGAACTGGGGGCGGTCTCCTTCCACGTAAAAGGCAAAAGCGAGGTGGCCCAAGACCTATTTGATTTCTGGGTCGAGATGCCTCCGCATGGGTTGGTTAAAGGCGAAGATTTCCTGTATGGCGGGCCGCTTGGCAATCAGATGGGTGGATCTACACCGGCAGACGGGTTTGGCGGTCTGATTTACGATTACAACGCTGTGGCACGACGGTCGGTCAAACCGGCGTATCGGCGGCAATTGCCCAACAACACCATCGCAGGGATCATGCCCGGTTGGGACAACACAGCAAGGCGCGGACCAAAGGCACATATTGCGCATGGGGCCAATCCGGCCAGTTTCCGTCAATGGTTGCGGTCGGTGCAGGAACACCGGTTGAACGACTCCTATCGCGGCGAACTGTTCATTAATGCATGGAATGAATGGGCCGAGAAGGCGGTGCTGGAACCAAGCGAGACTTTTGGCAGGTTGTATCTGGATGTATTGAAGGAAACTTTGCGCGATGGCTAG